In a single window of the Populus alba chromosome 16, ASM523922v2, whole genome shotgun sequence genome:
- the LOC118044531 gene encoding thymidine kinase a, whose amino-acid sequence MLKITISRMKALITPPFSFSPMSKKATPLASNFFSLASKSNLFSNLQNPISYFPLKPSMISLPSNFPIQTRCVHSKSSLSSSSGEIHVIVGPMFAGKTTTLLHRVQAEINDGRNVAIIKSNKDNRYGLDSVVTHDGVKLPCCALPNLSSFKQSFGQDAYDQLDVIGIDEAQFFGDLYDFCRDVADHDGKTVIVAGLDGDYLRRSFGSVLDIIPLADSVTKLSARCEICGKRAFFTLRKTEETRTELIGGADVYMPVCRQHYVSGQVAVEAARMVLEAQKAQCGSCP is encoded by the exons atgttaaaaattaccATTTCAAGAATGAAGGCACTAATCACCCCACCATTTTCATTCTCTCCAATGTCCAAAAAGGCCACACCTTTAGCTTCCAATTTCTTCTCTTTAGCTTCAAAATCCAATCTTTTCTCTAATCTTCAAAACCCCATTTCTTATTTCCCTCTAAAACCCTCTATGATTTCACTTCCCTCAAATTTTCCAATTCAGACTCGGTGTGTCCATTCAAAatcctctctttcttcttcatctgGTGAAATTCATGTGATTGTTGGTCCCATGTTTGCTGGCAAAACCACTACTCTTCTTCACCGGGTTCAAGCTGAAATCAATGATGGCAG AAATGtagcaattataaaatcaaacaaggATAATAGATATGGGTTGGATTCAGTCGTGACACATGATGGGGTTAAATTACCATGTTGCGCACTGCCCAATCTATCATCATTCAAACAGAGTTTTGGTCAGGATGCTTATGATCAG CTAGATGTGATTGGCATTGATGAAGCACAATTCTTCGGAGACTTGTATGATTTCTGCCGTGATGTTGCTGATCATGATGGCAAAACTGTGATAGTTGCTGGCCTGGATGGTGACTATCTGAG GAGGAGTTTTGGTTCCGTTCTTGATATAATTCCCCTTGCTGATTCTGTAACCAAGTTAAGCGCACGATGTGAAATTTGTGGAAAACGTGCTTTCTTCACCTTAAGAAAGACCGAGGAGACACGGACAGAACTGATTGGTGGGGCTGATGTTTATATGCCAGTATGTCGACAGCATTATGTCAGCGGACAAGTTGCTGTGGAAGCTGCAAGAATGGTCCTAGAAGCTCAGAAGGCTCAGTGTGGCTCCTGTCCGTAG
- the LOC140954196 gene encoding pentatricopeptide repeat-containing protein At4g16470, with the protein MMAAFRLGICVNWEKILSGLCITGRMNEAVGLLWRSGLEVDHGTYALLLQECIFKKLYNKGKRIHAQMVVVGYVPNEYLKTKLMILYAKSGDLKTMHLLFDMLMEKSLISWNALIAGYVQKGLEEMGLSFYYEMRQNGLTPDQYTFASVFRACATLATLEHGKRAHCVMIKSFLKENVVVSSALMDMYFKCSSLSDGHLVFDKSSNRNVVTWTSLISGYGHHGRVAEVIESFHRMKDEGFQPNYVTFLAVLSACSHGGLVDDGWAYFSSMRRDYGIQPRGKHYAAMVDLLGRAGRLKEAYEFVVNAPCKEHSVLWGALLGACKIHGDMDLIELAARKYFELDPENAGKYVVLSNAYAAFGLWDSVAEVRGVMRDTEINKEPAYSSIEVQGKAHFFLQGDKSHRESEEIYKTIIEMIWILNDAGYVPDLSDC; encoded by the exons ATGATGGCAG CTTTCAGGTTAGGAATTTGCGTGAATtgggaaaaaatattaagtggTCTTTGTATAACGGGGAGAATGAATGAAGCCGTGGGGCTATTATGGCGATCAGGGTTGGAAGTGGACCATGGGACCTATGCTCTTCTGTTGCAAGAATGCATTTTCAAGAAACTTTATAATAAAGGGAAAAGAATCCATGCACAAATGGTTGTTGTTGGGTATGTTCCAAATGAGTACCTGAAGACTAAATTGATGATATTGTATGCAAAATCTGGGGATTTAAAGACTATGCATTTGTTGTTTGACATGTTGATGGAGAAAAGCTTGATTTCTTGGAACGCATTGATTGCTGGATATGTGCAAAAAGGGCTTGAAGAAATGGGACttagtttttattatgaaatgagACAAAATGGTCTGACACCAGACCAGTATACCTTTGCATCAGTTTTCAGAGCCTGTGCTACTTTAGCAACACTGGAGCATGGGAAGCGAGCCCATTGTGTCATGATAAAGTCCTTTCTTAAAGAAAATGTTGTAGTCAGTAGTGCCCTCATGGATATGTACTTCAAATGCAGCAGTCTGTCTGATGGACATTTGGTCTTTGATAAATCATCAAATAGAAATGTTGTCACCTGGACGTCTTTGATATCTGGGTATGGCCATCATGGAAGAGTTGCAGAGGTGATAGAATCATTTCACAGGATGAAAGATGAAGGTTTCCAACCAAATTATGTTACTTTTCTTGCAGTCCTTTCTGCTTGTAGCCATGGAGGTTTGGTTGATGACGGTTGGGCCTATTTCTCATCAATGAGGAGAGATTATGGAATCCAGCCTAGAGGGAAACATTATGCAGCCATGGTCGATCTTCTAGGCCGTGCTGGGAGGTTAAAAGAGGCTTATGAGTTTGTTGTTAATGCACCATGCAAGGAACACTCAGTTTTATGGGGTGCTTTGCTTGGTGCTTGTAAGATTCATGGTGATATGGACCTGATAGAGCTTGCTGCTAGGAAATACTTTGAACTGGATCCAGAAAATGCTGGAAAGTATGTAGTCTTATCTAATGCCTATGCTGCTTTTGGACTTTGGGATAGTGTTGCAGAGGTTAGGGGGGTGATGAGAGatacagaaataaataaagagccTGCTTATAGCAGCATTGAGGTTCAAGGGAAGGCCCACTTTTTCTTACAGGGTGATAAATCTCATAGGGAATCTGAGGAGATATACAAGACTATTATTGAAATGATTTGGATTTTAAATGATGCAGGCTATGTTCCTGATTTGAGTGACTGTTAA